The genomic DNA AACGGCCGCTGCCGTCTGCGCCGCGCTTTGGATTCTCACACTAGCAACGCTCGGCCACTCGATCGTCACCGGCTGGTCGCCCGGCGGAAAACCGCCGTCCCAGATCGAAGCGGAGCACGGCGAATTCGAGTTCAATCGATCCGAAAGCGACGTTTTCCGCGACACGTCCCTGTAACGCAAACGGGACAAACCAATTACGCCAAGCCCAATATCGCTCCGCGGAATTCAATCCAGAATCCAAAATCGAGAATCCAAAATTGACTCCCCCAATATGCATCCCCCCGCGAAATGATGGTATACTTTTAGCAAGGTAGACGGTGATGCTTTGCCAAAAATGCCATAAGAGTCTCGCCACAATGCGCTACGCGGAAGTCGTGGGCGGCAAAGTGTCCGAGCTGCAGCTTTGCGCCGATTGCATGAATCGGATGCAGGAGGAAACCACCTCCGGCTTTGAACTCTCCGGACCGTCCGGCGGCCGCGGCAAGCATCGTATGGCGGCCGCGGCAGCGCCGGAACCGAAGGTGCCGAACCGCGTGTGCCGCGTGTGCGGCGCCGATTTGAAGGACGCAATTCAGTCGGGCCGCGTCGGGTGCGGCGCGTGTTACGACGCGCTGGGCGATTCGCTC from Candidatus Hydrogenedentota bacterium includes the following:
- a CDS encoding UvrB/UvrC motif-containing protein, which codes for MRYAEVVGGKVSELQLCADCMNRMQEETTSGFELSGPSGGRGKHRMAAAAAPEPKVPNRVCRVCGADLKDAIQSGRVGCGACYDALGDSLEPLLRGFHVGLRHRGKEPHVTDERKLKRTELHSLRALLRSTLKSENYEEAAKLRDQIRDLETTINEKPVVRAGAAENRTC